A region of the Planctomycetia bacterium genome:
GCCGTGGGATCGGAAGGTCCAAGAGATCCTCGGCAGCGATGGAACCGACGAGAAGCTCGGCAGCGGCGTGAAGTTTTACTTGGTGCGCGATGTCGAGCCGCATGCGCTCACACGCGACGTGGGCCGGCTATTCCTCGGCGTCGACCTGCAGTGCGCTCAGTGTCACGACGATCCGCGGTTCGACGACTATCACCAAGCCGACTATTACGGTCTCTACGCCTTCGTGCAGCGGATGAAGCTGCACCCGATGATGCCGCGCGGCGCACAAGTCGCCGAAACGGCCGAAGGGAAAACGACCTTCACCTCGGTCTTCACCACCAAGAACGGCGAGACGTTTCCCCGCTTGCCCGGCGGCGAGATGCTGGCCGACCCGATGCTGGATAAAGGGAAGGAATACGTCGTTAAGCCCGGCCCGAAGGACCGCAGCGTCCCGACCTATAGTCGACGGCTGAAGCTCTCCGAACGGTTGCCGCGGCAAGAAACGAAAGGCTTCGCGCGCAATATCGCCAATCGTGTCTGGGCGCAGTTCTTCGGGCGCGGCATCGTGCATCCGCTCGATTTGCACCATGCGACGAATCCGCCGTCGCATCCGGAGTTGCTCGAACGACTCGAACAGTGGATGGTCGAACATCAGTACGATCTTCGCGGTTACATTCGGGAGCTCGTCCTAAGCGGCGCCTACCAACGCTCGAGCGTTCTACCTGCCGATGTGAAAGAATTGTCCGACGACGCCTTTGCCGTCGCGCCGCTGCGCGGACTTACGGCCGAACAGCTTCGTTGGTCGCTGCTGCAAGCGACCGGGCGCATCGAGATGCACTACGCGAAGCTCGCTGCAGCGGCGACGAAGGCTTCGGCCGATAAGAAGCCGGCCGTCGCCGAGCCCGAATGGAAGGTTAAGCACGTGGGCAACGAAGCGCTCGAGCGACAAAGTGCGACTCTGATCACGGCGTTCGCCGGCCTCCCCGGGCCAGGCCGAAGGAGCGTTCGATCCGGTCGTCGATCAGGCGCTCTTTCTGAGAAACAGCGTGAAGCTCTTGCCGCTGTTGCAAGCGGAGCCTGGTACGACGCTCGAGCGGCTCGGCGCGATCGTCGATAGTGCGTCGCTTGCCGAGGAGTTGTACCTGAGCGTTCTGACGCGCCGGCCGATGTCCGACGAGATCGACGACGTCCGACGAATCCTCGGCGTTGCGAAGTCGCCGGCCGCGCGGCGCGAAGCTTTGCAAGGCTTGGTTTGGGGACTGTTGTCGTCGGCAGAGTTTCGTCTGAACCATTAGACGCAGGTACGCATGTCCCATCGCAAACACCTCCTCGATCGTGCCGTCTCGCGTCGCACGGTACTTGCCGGCGCGGCGCTCGGTTGCGGCGCCCTCGCATTGCCGTTGCGGGCAGCCTCTGCCGTCGCGCCGCGCAAGCAACTCCTGCTGCTATTTCTTTCCGGCGGCGCGAGTCAGTTCGAAACTTGGGATCCCAAGCCCGCCACGAAGACCGGCGGACCTTACCGCGCGATTTCGACTTCGCTCTCCGGCGTCCGAATCGGTGAGCTCTTGCCGCACTCGGCGAAGAACATGCACCGGCTCAGCGTCGTGCGCAGCGTAAACTCCGGCATCGCCGATCATTTCCAGGGGCACTACGCGATGCAGGCCGGGCGCATCGTCCCCGGCTATCCGGTGGTCGGCTCGGCGGCGGCGAAGTTGCTCGAACGTCCGGATGACATCTTGCCCGGCTACATTTCGATTCGTCGCGATGGGCCCAAGGCTTACACCGATGTGGGGAGCGCCGGGTTCTTAGGCGCAAAGTACGAGGGAGTTCGGATTCTCAACAATCAGCCGCCGGAAAACTTAGTGCGACCCGCTGCCGTCGCACCGACGCTGGCTGATGCGGTCGATCGGATGCGTCGAAGCGCGAACGATCGCTTTCGACAAGGTCGTGAACCGGCAGCGATCGATGCCTACGGCACGACGTACGATCAAGCCGACGCGCTCATGCAGCGCCGCGAGATTTTCGATCTCACGAAAGAATCGCCGGCCGACCACCAGCGCTACGGCAACCACGACTTCGGCCGCAACTGTTTGCTCGCGCGCCGCGTGCTGCAGTCCGGAATCAGCTGCGTGCGCGTGACGCACTTCGATTGGGACGCGCATCAAGACAATTTCTACTGGCATCAGGTGCGCTGCGGCGAGTTCGACCGGACGTTCATCACGCTGCTCGACGACCTTGAGCAGCGTGGCATGCTGGAACACACGCTCGTCGTCGTCAGCGGCGAAATGGGCCGCACGCCGCAGATCAACCATCTCGGCGGACGCGATCATTGGGGACGAGCTTGGAGCGTGGCGATGGCCGGCTGCGGAGTGAAGCCGGGAATCGTGCATGGGTCGACGAATGAGACAGGCACCGAAGTCAAAGACGGCCTGGTCAAGCTCGGCGACCTGTTCCACACCTATCTCACGGCTCTCGGCATCGACTCTCAAGCCAAGTACGAAATCGGCGGCCAATCGAATCCTGTCGCCGATCCGGCGGCGAAACCCATCGCCGCCGTGCTCGCTTAACGATCGCTGCGGCGCAACTTTATGACCATCGATCCTGCCACAACGAAACTTGTCGTCGAATTCAAGCACGACGTGCCGCTGATGTGCTGCGCGTTCGACGCAAGCGGCCGCTTTCTCATTGCCGGCGGTCGAGATACTAATGTCGTGGCGATTGAAACGGCTTCCGGTCGGAAGAAGATTCTTGCTGGGCACGAGAGTTGGATCGGAATCGCGACGCGCGCGGCGGACCTCGTCCTGACGGCCGATTATGCGGGGCGCGTCGTCGCTTGGGATTGCCGCGGCGAAGAACCGAAGTCGCGCTGGACGATCGACGCGCATCCGAGCACGATCTACGGTCTGGCCGCCGCCGTCGACGGAAAAACATTCGCGACCGGCGACCGCGAGGGAGTCGTGCGCGTTTGGCGTACTGCCGACGGTAAGCAACTCCACGAGCTGCCGCGAATCGAATATCCGGTTTACGGAGTCGCGCTGCATCCCGACGGCAAACGGATCGTGACCGCCGATCGGCAACCGCAGAAGCCGCGAATCAAAGTATGGGACATCACCTCGGGTACGGAACGACTCTCGATCGACGTCGCCGAACTATCGGGTTATCGGCGCGTGGAAGATATCGAATGGGGCGGCATTCGCGCGCT
Encoded here:
- a CDS encoding DUF1549 and DUF1553 domain-containing protein gives rise to the protein MYSSPHCARIIGVVLGLAVCAMPQPAAAEAEPALHAQIDALVAKRLLERRIAPAGVCSDAEFVRRIYLDLTGVIPSAKQARDFLDDGSPGKRARLIDRLLVSPEYALHMARVFDVMLTERRIPTISSYDIPQAAWRAYLTESFAANKPWDRKVQEILGSDGTDEKLGSGVKFYLVRDVEPHALTRDVGRLFLGVDLQCAQCHDDPRFDDYHQADYYGLYAFVQRMKLHPMMPRGAQVAETAEGKTTFTSVFTTKNGETFPRLPGGEMLADPMLDKGKEYVVKPGPKDRSVPTYSRRLKLSERLPRQETKGFARNIANRVWAQFFGRGIVHPLDLHHATNPPSHPELLERLEQWMVEHQYDLRGYIRELVLSGAYQRSSVLPADVKELSDDAFAVAPLRGLTAEQLRWSLLQATGRIEMHYAKLAAAATKASADKKPAVAEPEWKVKHVGNEALERQSATLITAFAGLPGPGRRSVRSGRRSGALSEKQREALAAVASGAWYDARAARRDRR
- a CDS encoding DUF1501 domain-containing protein, with protein sequence MSHRKHLLDRAVSRRTVLAGAALGCGALALPLRAASAVAPRKQLLLLFLSGGASQFETWDPKPATKTGGPYRAISTSLSGVRIGELLPHSAKNMHRLSVVRSVNSGIADHFQGHYAMQAGRIVPGYPVVGSAAAKLLERPDDILPGYISIRRDGPKAYTDVGSAGFLGAKYEGVRILNNQPPENLVRPAAVAPTLADAVDRMRRSANDRFRQGREPAAIDAYGTTYDQADALMQRREIFDLTKESPADHQRYGNHDFGRNCLLARRVLQSGISCVRVTHFDWDAHQDNFYWHQVRCGEFDRTFITLLDDLEQRGMLEHTLVVVSGEMGRTPQINHLGGRDHWGRAWSVAMAGCGVKPGIVHGSTNETGTEVKDGLVKLGDLFHTYLTALGIDSQAKYEIGGQSNPVADPAAKPIAAVLA